CGAACGGTGTGCGGCTGAGGCCGATGGTCGAGGTCTGTCCCGATGGATTGGTGACGGAGAGCGCCGCGGGAACAGCCGCCACGGGCCCGGTGATGGAAGCCACTACTGCCTCCGGGCGGTTCTTCTCGTGGTCTCCGGAGCCGGAGCGGCCGGTGCGGTGGTATCGGTCGATTCCCGCGCGCGGAGCACCTGGCAGTGTGCGCAATAGCCCCCAATTTCCGTTCGCGCCATACGAATGTCGAAACCGAACGTCTCCTCGATTTGGCGGCGGAGTTTCTGCAGCGGCTCACCGAAATACTCTTCGACTTTTCCGCAGCGCAGGCAAATGATGTGGGCGTGCTCCTGCTTGGCGCGGGTCTCGTAGTAGTGCTGGTCTCCGCCGTAATGCATCAGGTCGAGTTCGTCGACGAGGCCGCCTTCCTTGAGGAGCTTGAGAGTGCGGTAGACGGTGACGCGATTGAGCTTTGGGTCCTCCTTGCGCGCCATCTTATACAGGCTCTCCGCGTCGAGGTGCTCGCCAGACCGATCAATGAGTTCGAGGAGTATCTGGCGTTGGCGAGTCAGGCGGATGCCCCGGTCCTTCAACGAGCCTTTGATGCTGTCGTTGGTCACGGCTCCCCTAGTTTCTCACGTATCCTCGGCGCGGCGCTACAATCGGCAGTTACGCCGATGAGT
This DNA window, taken from Bryobacteraceae bacterium, encodes the following:
- a CDS encoding transcriptional repressor produces the protein MTNDSIKGSLKDRGIRLTRQRQILLELIDRSGEHLDAESLYKMARKEDPKLNRVTVYRTLKLLKEGGLVDELDLMHYGGDQHYYETRAKQEHAHIICLRCGKVEEYFGEPLQKLRRQIEETFGFDIRMARTEIGGYCAHCQVLRARESTDTTAPAAPAPETTRRTARRQ